A window from Mangifera indica cultivar Alphonso chromosome 2, CATAS_Mindica_2.1, whole genome shotgun sequence encodes these proteins:
- the LOC123209039 gene encoding non-functional pseudokinase ZRK2-like isoform X2: protein MKFSYEGYAEEGFNTIVFSSQMRHKNILKLIGCCLESQVPTPVFESARRLTLANRIYGPGERHLSLTERLKIAMEIANAIAYLHCGFPRPIVSRTIRSSNIVFDGENTAKLFDFELSMSIPEGETHIEDAVRGAWGCVAPDYFRTSKFNEMSDVYSFSSLLLELLTGKYIGDSIGDYESWEDYVKKHIEQNSFTEIVDPKIVGTGLSPEKEEQLLVFQELAFKCRRHSAEDRPTMVDVAKQLRNMYKSACQIMS from the coding sequence ATGAAGTTTTCATATGAGGGGTACGCAGAAGAAGGTTTTAATACCATTGTATTTTCATCACAAATGAGgcacaaaaatattttgaagttGATTGGATGTTGTTTAGAGAGTCAAGTTCCCACTCCAGTTTTTGAATCTGCTCGGCGTTTGACTCTTGCTAATCGTATTTATGGTCCAGGTGAACGACATTTGTCATTAACAGAGAGGTTAAAGATTGCAATGGAGATAGCTAATGCAATTGCATATCTCCATTGTGGGTTCCCTCGACCCATTGTTTCTAGAACGATCCGATCATCAAATATTGTGTTCGATGGAGAAAATACtgcaaaattatttgattttgaattgtcCATGTCTATACCAGAAGGTGAGACTCACATAGAAGATGCTGTGAGAGGAGCATGGGGATGTGTTGCTCCTGATTATTTTAGGACAAGTAAATTCAATGAAATGTCGGATGTGTATAGCTTCAGTTCTTTGCTACTTGAGCTTTTAACTGGAAAATATATCGGCGATAGTATTGGAGATTATGAGTCATGGGAGGATTATGTGAAGAAACACATTGAGCAGAATAGTTTTACCGAAATAGTAGATCCCAAAATTGTTGGCACTGGATTATCTCCTGAAAAGGAAGAGCAATTGCTAGTGTTTCAAGAGCTTGCCTTTAAATGTCGACGTCACTCAGCCGAAGATAGGCCAACTATGGTTGACGTAGCAAAACAACTCAGGAACATGTATAAATCTGCATGTCAAATAATGTCTTGA
- the LOC123209039 gene encoding non-functional pseudokinase ZED1-like isoform X1 yields MNLFSKERNRRRNEELFIWNGKILLEQLIKSCNGKCNPIRSFSAEEIKIATNNYDPQNIITKDGYKLYEGHLQGRQVSVMKFSYEGYAEEGFNTIVFSSQMRHKNILKLIGCCLESQVPTPVFESARRLTLANRIYGPGERHLSLTERLKIAMEIANAIAYLHCGFPRPIVSRTIRSSNIVFDGENTAKLFDFELSMSIPEGETHIEDAVRGAWGCVAPDYFRTSKFNEMSDVYSFSSLLLELLTGKYIGDSIGDYESWEDYVKKHIEQNSFTEIVDPKIVGTGLSPEKEEQLLVFQELAFKCRRHSAEDRPTMVDVAKQLRNMYKSACQIMS; encoded by the coding sequence ATGAATTtgttttcaaaagaaagaaatcgACGCCGAAATGAGGAATTATTTATCTGGAACGGAAAAATTTTATTGGAACAGTTGATTAAGTCTTGTAACGGTAAATGTAATCCCATCCGTAGCTTCAGTGCTGAAGAGATCAAGATAGCAACAAACAACTATGATCCACAGAATATTATAACAAAGGACGGCTATAAATTGTACGAAGGTCATCTGCAGGGCCGACAAGTTTCTGTTATGAAGTTTTCATATGAGGGGTACGCAGAAGAAGGTTTTAATACCATTGTATTTTCATCACAAATGAGgcacaaaaatattttgaagttGATTGGATGTTGTTTAGAGAGTCAAGTTCCCACTCCAGTTTTTGAATCTGCTCGGCGTTTGACTCTTGCTAATCGTATTTATGGTCCAGGTGAACGACATTTGTCATTAACAGAGAGGTTAAAGATTGCAATGGAGATAGCTAATGCAATTGCATATCTCCATTGTGGGTTCCCTCGACCCATTGTTTCTAGAACGATCCGATCATCAAATATTGTGTTCGATGGAGAAAATACtgcaaaattatttgattttgaattgtcCATGTCTATACCAGAAGGTGAGACTCACATAGAAGATGCTGTGAGAGGAGCATGGGGATGTGTTGCTCCTGATTATTTTAGGACAAGTAAATTCAATGAAATGTCGGATGTGTATAGCTTCAGTTCTTTGCTACTTGAGCTTTTAACTGGAAAATATATCGGCGATAGTATTGGAGATTATGAGTCATGGGAGGATTATGTGAAGAAACACATTGAGCAGAATAGTTTTACCGAAATAGTAGATCCCAAAATTGTTGGCACTGGATTATCTCCTGAAAAGGAAGAGCAATTGCTAGTGTTTCAAGAGCTTGCCTTTAAATGTCGACGTCACTCAGCCGAAGATAGGCCAACTATGGTTGACGTAGCAAAACAACTCAGGAACATGTATAAATCTGCATGTCAAATAATGTCTTGA
- the LOC123209039 gene encoding non-functional pseudokinase ZED1-like isoform X3: protein MRGERHLSLTERLKIAMEIANAIAYLHCGFPRPIVSRTIRSSNIVFDGENTAKLFDFELSMSIPEGETHIEDAVRGAWGCVAPDYFRTSKFNEMSDVYSFSSLLLELLTGKYIGDSIGDYESWEDYVKKHIEQNSFTEIVDPKIVGTGLSPEKEEQLLVFQELAFKCRRHSAEDRPTMVDVAKQLRNMYKSACQIMS from the exons ATGAGGG GTGAACGACATTTGTCATTAACAGAGAGGTTAAAGATTGCAATGGAGATAGCTAATGCAATTGCATATCTCCATTGTGGGTTCCCTCGACCCATTGTTTCTAGAACGATCCGATCATCAAATATTGTGTTCGATGGAGAAAATACtgcaaaattatttgattttgaattgtcCATGTCTATACCAGAAGGTGAGACTCACATAGAAGATGCTGTGAGAGGAGCATGGGGATGTGTTGCTCCTGATTATTTTAGGACAAGTAAATTCAATGAAATGTCGGATGTGTATAGCTTCAGTTCTTTGCTACTTGAGCTTTTAACTGGAAAATATATCGGCGATAGTATTGGAGATTATGAGTCATGGGAGGATTATGTGAAGAAACACATTGAGCAGAATAGTTTTACCGAAATAGTAGATCCCAAAATTGTTGGCACTGGATTATCTCCTGAAAAGGAAGAGCAATTGCTAGTGTTTCAAGAGCTTGCCTTTAAATGTCGACGTCACTCAGCCGAAGATAGGCCAACTATGGTTGACGTAGCAAAACAACTCAGGAACATGTATAAATCTGCATGTCAAATAATGTCTTGA
- the LOC123209039 gene encoding non-functional pseudokinase ZED1-like isoform X4 has translation MEIANAIAYLHCGFPRPIVSRTIRSSNIVFDGENTAKLFDFELSMSIPEGETHIEDAVRGAWGCVAPDYFRTSKFNEMSDVYSFSSLLLELLTGKYIGDSIGDYESWEDYVKKHIEQNSFTEIVDPKIVGTGLSPEKEEQLLVFQELAFKCRRHSAEDRPTMVDVAKQLRNMYKSACQIMS, from the coding sequence ATGGAGATAGCTAATGCAATTGCATATCTCCATTGTGGGTTCCCTCGACCCATTGTTTCTAGAACGATCCGATCATCAAATATTGTGTTCGATGGAGAAAATACtgcaaaattatttgattttgaattgtcCATGTCTATACCAGAAGGTGAGACTCACATAGAAGATGCTGTGAGAGGAGCATGGGGATGTGTTGCTCCTGATTATTTTAGGACAAGTAAATTCAATGAAATGTCGGATGTGTATAGCTTCAGTTCTTTGCTACTTGAGCTTTTAACTGGAAAATATATCGGCGATAGTATTGGAGATTATGAGTCATGGGAGGATTATGTGAAGAAACACATTGAGCAGAATAGTTTTACCGAAATAGTAGATCCCAAAATTGTTGGCACTGGATTATCTCCTGAAAAGGAAGAGCAATTGCTAGTGTTTCAAGAGCTTGCCTTTAAATGTCGACGTCACTCAGCCGAAGATAGGCCAACTATGGTTGACGTAGCAAAACAACTCAGGAACATGTATAAATCTGCATGTCAAATAATGTCTTGA
- the LOC123209038 gene encoding LOW QUALITY PROTEIN: serine/threonine-protein kinase ZRK1-like (The sequence of the model RefSeq protein was modified relative to this genomic sequence to represent the inferred CDS: substituted 1 base at 1 genomic stop codon): protein MNLFSKERNRRQNAELFIRNGKFLLEQLIGSCNGKCNLIRSFSAEEIKIATNNYDPRNIIKRDSYYKLYQGFLQDRPVSVMKVSNGHRGFDQLGFNSIVFASQMXHKNFLKLIGCCLESQLPTLVFEGAQRLTLAKRLHSPRETHLSLTQRLKIATEIANAIAYLHCGFPRPIVSRTIKPSNIVFDGENTAKLFDFELSISIPEGETHIVDDVKGTFGYLAPECAITGTFNEMLDVYSFGALLLELLTGKKITDRFGDDESLVHSVKKYIQQDRFSEIVDPKIVGTALSPQTEEKLQACQELVFECLGQSDEDRPTMVDVAKQLRNMYKSACQIMS from the coding sequence ATGAATTTGTTTTCGAAGGAAAGAAATCGACGCCAAAATGCGGAATTATTTATCAGGAATGGAAAATTTTTATTGGAACAGTTGATTGGGTCTTGTAATGGTAAATGTAATCTGATCCGTAGCTTCAGTGCTGAAGAAATCAAGATAGCAACAAACAACTATGATCCAAGGAACATTATAAAAAGAGACAGCTACTATAAATTGTACCAAGGTTTTCTGCAGGACCGACCGGTTTCTGTTATGAAGGTTTCAAATGGTCACCGGGGGTTTGACCAACTTGGTTTTAATAGCATTGTATTTGCATCACAAATGTGACACAAAAATTTTCTGAAGTTGATTGGATGTTGTTTAGAGAGTCAACTTCCTACTCTAGTTTTTGAAGGTGCTCAACGTTTGACTCTTGCCAAGCGTCTTCATAGTCCACGTGAAACACATTTGTCATTAACACAGAGGTTGAAAATTGCAACGGAGATAGCTAATGCAATTGCGTATCTCCATTGTGGGTTCCCTCGACCTATTGTTTCTAGAACGATCAAACCATCAAATATTGTGTTCGATGGAGAAAATACtgcaaaattatttgatttcgAGTTGTCCATTTCTATACCAGAAGGTGAGACTCACATAGTAGATGATGTGAAAGGAACATTTGGATATCTTGCACCTGAGTGTGCTATAACAGGTACATTCAATGAAATGTTGGATGTGTATAGCTTCGGTGCATTGCTACTTGAGCTTTTAACTGGAAAGAAAATCACTGATCGTTTTGGAGATGATGAATCTTTGGTGCATTCTGTGAAGAAATACATTCAGCAAGATAGGTTTAGCGAGATAGTAGATCCCAAAATTGTTGGCACTGCATTATCTCCCCAAACAGAAGAGAAGTTGCAAGCATGTCAAGAGCTTGTCTTTGAATGTCTCGGTCAATCAGACGAAGACAGGCCAACCATGGTTGATGTAGCAAAACAACTCAGGAACATGTATAAATCTGCATGTCAAATAATGTCTTGA
- the LOC123208538 gene encoding uncharacterized protein LOC123208538, producing MEMYLEVLYLWEAVEEDYEIPALPSNPTMAQIKAQNEKKTKKSKAKACLFATVSSTIFTRIISLKLAKEIWDYLKKEYKRDEKIKGMQVLNLIKEFELQRMKDSETVKDYCDRLFSIANKVRLLGSEFIDSRIVENTFVTVLERYETTITTLENTKDLSKISLAELLNALQAQEQRKLIRENTTIEGALAANHQNMAKNKKKKKKDFESYGACKASANAKEKNKSQKKSYPSYQHYGKKGHPLIRYWRRPDAKFTKCNQMGHETTIYKNKNQQHGEKAKTADQEEEDHLFIVTCFSCIEIK from the coding sequence ATGGAGATGTACTTGGAAGTTTTGTATCTTTGGGAAGCAGTAGAAGAAGACTATGAAATTCCTGCACTTCCGAGCAATCCCACCATGGCACAGATAAAAGCACagaatgaaaagaaaacaaagaaatcaaaggCAAAGGCCTGCTTGTTTGCTACAGTCTCATCCACCATATTCACTCGTATCATATCTTTGAAGTTAGCAAAAGAGATATGGGATTATCTCAAGAAAGAAtataaaagagatgaaaaaattaaagggATGCAAGTCCTGAACTTGATCAAAGAATTTGAACTTCAAAGAATGAAGGACTCCGAGACGGTTAAAGATTACTGCGACAGGCTTTTTAGTATTGCAAACAAAGTAAGGCTTCTTGGATCTGAATTTATTGACTCAAGAATTGTAGAAAACACTTTTGTCACAGTACTTGAAAGATATGAAACAACTATCACTACCTTGGAGAATACCAAGGATCTGTCAAAAATTTCCTTAGCAGAATTGCTTAATGCATTGCAAGCACAAGAACAAAGAAAACTAATAAGGGAGAATACAACAATTGAAGGAGCTTTGGCAGCCAATCACCAAAACAtggccaaaaacaaaaagaagaagaagaaggatttTGAATCATATGGGGCATGTAAAGCATCAGCCAatgcaaaagaaaagaataaaagtcaAAAGAAATCTTATCCATCTTACCAACATTATGGAAAAAAGGGTCATCCTCTAATTAGATACTGGAGAAGACCTGATGCTAAGTTCACTAAATGTAATCAGATGGGGCATGAAACTACtatctataaaaacaaaaatcaacaaCATGGTGAAAAGGCAAAGACTGCTGATCAAGAGGAAGAGGATCACTTGTTCATTGTTACATGTTTCTCTTGCATCGAAATCAAGTGA